The Sphingomonas sanxanigenens DSM 19645 = NX02 genome includes a region encoding these proteins:
- a CDS encoding acyl-CoA dehydrogenase family protein: MDFELSERQRLYRDQVRDFIESEIRPRNDDYEAQAHEGDRWKVIPVIEALKPKARAAGLWNLFMPPQSGRTHVDDAFAFEGPALTNLEYALCAEEMGRLRWASEVFNCSAPDTGNMEVLHRYGTLEQKQRWLGPLMDGEIRSAFLMTEPAVASSDATNIQSSIIRDGDEYVINGRKWWSSGVGDPRCSIAIVMGKSDPEGSRHGSQSMILVPMDTPGVRIERLLTVYGYDHAPHGHGEVVLEDVRVPAENMLLGEGRGFEIAQGRLGPGRIHHCMRTIGVAETAIEAMAKRLTSRVAFGKRIAEHSVWEERVARARIDIEMSRLLCLKAADMMDRAGNKAAQLEIAMIKVQAPTMALRILDDAIQAHGGGGVSSDFFLAEAWAHQRTLRFADGPDEVHARAIARAEFGKHADFKAPR, translated from the coding sequence GTGGATTTCGAACTCAGTGAGCGTCAGCGCCTGTATCGCGATCAGGTTCGCGACTTCATCGAATCGGAGATCCGGCCGCGCAACGACGACTATGAGGCGCAGGCGCATGAGGGCGATCGCTGGAAGGTGATCCCGGTGATCGAGGCGCTGAAGCCGAAGGCGCGCGCCGCCGGGTTGTGGAACCTGTTCATGCCGCCGCAGTCGGGGCGCACGCATGTCGACGACGCGTTCGCATTCGAGGGGCCGGCGCTCACCAACCTCGAATATGCGCTGTGCGCCGAGGAAATGGGGCGGCTGCGCTGGGCGAGCGAGGTGTTCAACTGCTCCGCGCCAGACACCGGCAATATGGAGGTGCTCCACCGCTATGGCACCCTGGAGCAGAAGCAGCGCTGGCTGGGCCCGCTGATGGACGGCGAGATCCGGTCCGCCTTCCTGATGACCGAGCCCGCGGTCGCTTCCTCGGATGCAACCAACATCCAGAGCTCGATCATCCGCGACGGCGATGAGTATGTGATCAACGGGCGCAAATGGTGGTCGTCCGGCGTCGGCGATCCGCGCTGCAGCATCGCGATCGTGATGGGCAAGTCCGATCCCGAAGGCTCGCGCCACGGCAGCCAGAGCATGATCCTGGTGCCGATGGATACGCCGGGCGTGCGGATCGAGCGGCTGCTGACGGTCTATGGCTATGACCATGCGCCCCACGGCCATGGCGAGGTGGTGCTGGAGGATGTCCGCGTGCCCGCGGAGAACATGCTGCTGGGCGAGGGGCGCGGGTTCGAGATCGCGCAGGGGCGCCTGGGGCCGGGCCGCATCCACCATTGCATGCGCACGATCGGCGTCGCCGAGACCGCGATCGAGGCGATGGCGAAGCGGCTGACCTCCCGCGTCGCCTTCGGCAAGCGCATCGCCGAGCATAGCGTGTGGGAGGAGCGCGTCGCCCGCGCGCGCATCGATATCGAGATGAGCCGGCTGCTCTGCCTGAAGGCGGCCGACATGATGGACCGCGCCGGCAACAAAGCCGCGCAGCTCGAGATCGCGATGATCAAGGTGCAGGCACCGACGATGGCGCTGCGTATCCTCGACGACGCGATCCAGGCGCATGGCGGCGGCGGCGTCTCGTCCGACTTCTTCCTCGCCGAGGCATGGGCGCATCAGCGCACCCTGCGCTTTGCGGACGGGCCGGACGAGGTCCACGCCCGCGCCATCGCCCGCGCCGAGTTCGGCAAGCATGCCGACTTCAAGGCCCCCCGCTGA
- a CDS encoding Zn-dependent alcohol dehydrogenase: MKAAVLRQVGAPLVIEDVAIADPAPHEVRIRTVATGVCHSDLHFLEGSYPTALPTILGHESAGVVEAVGSEVRTVKVGDHVVTCLSAFCGHCEHCVTGHLSRCHAPDVQRGAEDPPRLGTGDMPMAQFLNLSGFAETMLVHEHACVAIRPDMPLDRAALIGCAVLTGYGAIVHTAQVRPGETVAVIGCGGVGFAAINAAAIAGAARIIAVDRVAAKEALARTFGATDFVDASSDDAAKQVVAMTRGGVHHAFEAIGLASTAELAFAMLRRGGAATVIGMIPIGQKVSIAGYQLLAEKTLRGSLMGSNRFPVDVPRIVDLYLAGKLKLDELISRRIGLGDVNEAFTEMKSGTIARSVITFA; encoded by the coding sequence GTGAAGGCTGCCGTTCTGCGCCAGGTGGGCGCCCCGCTGGTGATCGAGGATGTCGCCATCGCCGATCCCGCCCCCCACGAGGTGCGGATCCGCACCGTCGCCACGGGCGTGTGCCATTCGGATCTCCACTTCCTGGAGGGCAGCTATCCGACCGCGCTGCCGACGATCCTCGGCCATGAGAGCGCCGGCGTGGTCGAGGCGGTGGGCAGCGAGGTGCGCACGGTGAAGGTGGGCGACCATGTCGTCACCTGCCTTTCCGCCTTTTGCGGCCATTGCGAGCATTGCGTGACCGGCCATCTCAGCCGCTGCCACGCGCCCGACGTGCAGCGCGGCGCGGAGGACCCGCCCCGGCTCGGGACGGGGGACATGCCGATGGCGCAGTTCCTCAACCTCTCCGGCTTCGCCGAGACGATGCTGGTCCACGAACATGCCTGCGTCGCGATCCGGCCGGATATGCCGCTCGACCGCGCCGCGCTGATCGGCTGCGCGGTGCTCACCGGCTATGGCGCGATCGTCCACACTGCACAGGTGCGGCCGGGCGAGACGGTGGCGGTGATCGGCTGCGGCGGCGTCGGTTTCGCGGCGATCAACGCCGCCGCCATCGCGGGTGCCGCGCGCATCATCGCGGTGGACCGGGTGGCGGCCAAGGAAGCGCTTGCGCGCACCTTCGGCGCCACCGATTTCGTCGATGCCTCCAGCGACGACGCCGCCAAGCAGGTGGTCGCGATGACGCGCGGCGGCGTTCACCACGCGTTCGAGGCGATCGGCCTCGCCAGCACCGCCGAACTCGCCTTCGCGATGCTCCGTCGCGGCGGCGCGGCGACGGTGATCGGGATGATCCCGATCGGCCAGAAGGTGAGCATCGCCGGCTATCAGTTGCTGGCCGAGAAGACTTTGCGCGGATCGCTGATGGGGTCGAACCGCTTCCCGGTCGACGTGCCGCGGATCGTCGACCTCTATCTGGCCGGCAAGCTCAAGCTCGACGAACTGATCTCGCGCCGGATCGGCCTGGGCGACGTCAACGAGGCTTTCACGGAGATGAAGAGCGGCACGATCGCCCGCTCGGTCATCACCTTCGCATGA